In Streptomyces sp. NBC_01231, the sequence GCTGGTGATCTCGACGGCGTCGGTCTGGCGCACCCACACGGTCGCGGTGACGGGCTGCGCGGTCCGGTCGGCGAGCCCGGTGATCCGTACACTGGTGCCGCCCTCGGCGACCTGCTCCGCGGTGAGGGCGGGCCAGGCGACGGGTGAGCGTGCTGTCGAGCCGTCGGGGTAGACCAGCGTCACCTGGCCCGGCAGTTCCGGGATCCTGCCGCGCGGGGTGGGGACGTGGACCTCGCGCACCGAGTCCGGTGTCTGCGCGTACACCTTCCACTCCTGCACGCCGAGGGCGAGGTCGGGGTGCCCGGTCAGCCTGGCCCGCAGGGCCGTGGTGGTGACGGGGGTGAAGGTGGTCCGGTTGTAGCGGTCCTCGGCTGTGCCGTAGCCGCTGGGTGAGGCGACCTCGCGCCAGGTGTCGCCGTCGCGGTACTCGATGACCCAGGAGGCCGGGACGCCGACGCCGTCGTCCGCGCCGGGCTGGGCGTCGCGGAAGAAGTACAGGTCGGAGCCGTCCACGCGGACGGGGTCGTCCCAGGTGTACTGCACCCATTGGGTGCCCTTCTGGGGCCAGCTGCCCCAGCGCGGCGCGTCGGAGGAAGAGGCGGGTTCCCGGCCGTCGTTGAGCGCGGCCACCGACTCCCAGCCCGAGGTGTAGGACGCGGTGGGCGTCGCGGACGTCGCCACGTTCACCTGCCCGTCCGCGAGTCCCTCCGCCTTGACGACGACCTTCTTCGACGACTCCGACGTCCCGTCGCTCGCGGTGAGTCGGAGCGTGTAGGTGCCCGCCTTGGTGAACCGGGCGACGGTCGTCGGGGAGCCCGGGGTGCCGAAGAGGACGGTGCCGCCCTCCGGGCCGTCGGCCGCCGTCCACGACGCGGAGAGCTTCCGCTCCGGCAGTCCGTCGTCCTTGACGATCCCCGTGAGTCGGACCTGTCCGGGGCGGCTGTACGTGGTGTCGCGCCACGCCTCGGCATACGGCGCGTGGTTGCCTGCCGCCGGGGCCCGGGCGCCGGTGGCGAAGGCCTGGATCTCCTTCAGGCCGCTGGTGTGGCCGTCCCGGTGGCGCATCAGCACCCGCAGTTTCTGGGTGGTCACCTTCCGGAAACGCACCTGGTTGAGGTTGGCTCGCGGATGGACCGGCGACCTGGCCGCTCCGGCCACGTCCCGCCACTGCCCGCCGCCGTCCTGGTACTGCACGGCGTAGAGCGCGGGCTCGGCGTAACCGTTCGGCCGTTTGTCGCTGTAGAAGTGGAGCCTGACGTCGTCCACCGTGCGCGGGCGACCGAAGTCGATCTCGTACCAGTCCTCGGCGTTGCCCGAGCCGCGGGCGCCCCAGAAGGGCTCGTTGATGGTGAAGCCGTCGACGGCGCCGGCCACCGGGTGCCCCTCCGCCTCGTGGGAGGCCCGGACGGTCGCACCGGCGGCGAGGTTCTCCTTCGCCACACCGGTCAGGTCCCGGCCCGCCTTGGCGAAGAGGTCGGCGACACGGTCCTTCTGGCCGTACTCGACGTCCTGCGGTTCGGCGACAGCCGTACGCAGACCAGTGGTTCGGGCCTTGGCCCCTCCCCCGTCGGGGAAGGTGACCTTGCGGGAGACGGGGTCGTAGACGAGGTGAGTGAGGCGGTCGGCGGTGAGGGCGAGCTTCCCGTCGAGGTAGAGGGAGTACCCCTCGGGGACCCGCTTGCCGTACGGCCGTTTGCCGTCGCCCGGCTCGTCCCACAGCACGGCCACGTCGGTGCCGCGGTAGTTGATGTCGGTGACGGCGAAGTGGGGCCAGTCGACGTCGATCGGCGACAGCTCGACCTTCCGGTCGTCGCGGGGCCGGAAGCCCATCGCGTCCTCGATCACGGTCCAGTTGGTGGTGCCGAGGATGGTGTGGTGGATCCAGGACCGGTAGCCGATCTTCTGCGGGTCGGCGCTGCCGTCCGCCCAGAACTCGTTCTGGTCGGGCCACCGGTTGTCGCCGTCGACGTACTGGGCCCAGGCGTTCCAGGACAGCAGCTTCTTGTACCAGGTGCGGTCGATGTACTTGTTCGGGTACTTCCGCAGTACGGAGGAGAGGAAGCGGAAGGTGACGGTGGAGTTGATGACCGAGAAGTTGTTGCTGCCCGGGTGCCCCTGCTCCGCCGCCTCCGCCTTGTCGGCCTGGTTGGCGGTGAAGAACGGGAAGACCGGGTACTGCTTGTCGTCCGCCCACAGGCGCAGCGCCTCGAGGTACTGCGGGTCCTCGTCCGGCGTGGGCATCAGGCCCACGCTGTACGGGTAGTAGTTGTTGATCTCCTTCCAGGGCACCAGGGTGTCGGTGGCCACGTGCCGGTGCTTGACCAGTTTGTCCTTCGGGTCCCACAGGTACGTGAGGACGGCGTCCTTGACCCGTTGCGCGACGCCTCGCATGTCCTGGGCCTTGTCGGTCTCACCGAGGAGTTCGTAGGCGCGGGCCGCCGCGGTGGCGTTGCTGTACACGTAGGCCGACTCGGCCCGGTCCAGTTTGCCCGGCTTCCAGTCGAAGGACACCGCGTCGGCGTCGTTGCCGGTCATCGCGCCCCAGTCGTACTCGATCAGCCCGTTGCCGTCGTGGTCGTAGTTCTCCAACTGGCCGCGCACGTCCCGCTCCGCGTAGCGCGCGAGGTTGCGCACGATGCCGTCGGGCCCGCCGTGCACCTGGTAGGAGCGCCAGGCGGCCTCGGAGATGTACTGGGTGTAGCTGTTGGACCAGTTCTCCGGGTCCCCCGGGTTGTCCGTGTACTTGCCGTTCTTCGACACCTCTCCGGCCGACACCCAGGGACCGTAGGAGTAGCTCGGATCGCGCAGGTACTTGAGGTCGTCGACGAACATGCCGGTGGTCAGGGCGATGGCGTTGTTGTAGCCCAGCACGCCCTCCATGGAGGTGGGGAACTGGTAGTCGTTGCCCGGGATGTCGGCGTCGAGGAAGTTGTAACGCAGCAGCCACCAGCGGTAGTAGAGCGTCTTCTCGATGTTGTCGTCCGGGACGTCGAGGTAGGGCAGGTTCTCGGCCCACCACCGGTTGTATGTCTGCACATGAGCGCGGAAAGCGGCGGTCGGGGCCGCTGTGCGTACCGCCTCGTACTCGGACCGGGAGCGGGCGATCTCCTCGGTGAGGAAGCCGAGTTGGACCTTGGTGGTGAGTGCGCGTCCCGCGGGCACGGTGAGGGTCCGGGCCAGGGTCTCGCCGTCGGGTGCCATGCCGTCGCCGCTGAGCCGGGGGAAGACCGTGGTGAGGTTGTTCTTCGCGGCGACCGTGCCGGTCAGTTCGCGCCTCTCGGCGGTCGTGGTGTACGGGGAGGAGGCGCGCAGGGTCACCTCGCGACTCGTCGAACCGGTGTTGGCTACGGTCAGGTCGGTCACCGCCACGTTCGCGTCGGTGATGAACTTGGTCTGCGTCACCTTCAGACCGGTGGCCTCGTGGGTGAACTCGCTGCGCCAGTGGCTCGGGGTCTGTGTCCTGGCCCCGGTGTCCTCCCGCAGGGTGAGGTTCTCCCCGTCCACGGCGAGGTCGACGGTGTACGCGGACCGGTTGTCGATGCTCTCCCAGTAGGCGACCTTGCCGCCGAACCCGAGCCGGGCGGGATCGTGTTCCTTCATGAACACCGCGCGTCCCCGCGTGAACAGCCAGTCGCCCGCCGGGTCCTCGCCCTTGCGGGCCAGCATGCGGTCCATCCAGAAGTCGGTGCCGTTCCCGGCCTTCCGGTCGGCCTCGTACTGGGCGCGCAGCGTGCCGTGCGTGGTGAAGCCGGCCGGTAGCTCCGGCACGGGTTCTGCGGATCCGGAGTAGACCGGGTAGCCGATGGCCGAGTTGTCCGCTGCGGCGGGTGCGGTGGCGGCGAGCGGGGCCAGCAGCCCGAGGACCAGGGCTCCGGCCAGGGCTCCGCGGCGGTGCCGTCTTCGTTGTCGGTGCACGGCTACCTCCCGGTGCCCTTCGGGTGCGTTCCGGTGGCCTTCGTCTGTTGTTCGGTGACCGTCGGCTGTGGTGTGGCCTTCGGCTGTGGTCCGGTGGGCTTCGGTCGTGGTTCTGTGGTCGGCAGCCAGACGCGCATCGTCGTGGGCCCGCGGTTGGCCCAGGAGTGGTAGGGGCCTAGGACGATGGCGCCGGGCTCGATAGCGGGAGCAGGGGCTCGGTCGAGCGGCCGGTACGGCCATGCGGCGTCCTGCGGTTCACCGGGTACGGCCAGTTCACCGGGTACGACGACGGTGGCACCCGCGCCGTCCGGCCCGTTCTCAGGCTCGGCGGAGGGGTCCACCCGGACGGCGTCGACCTCGCGCCCGTCCGGCAGGTCGACGGACTCGGCGCAGTACACCAGCGGACCGCGCTGCACGGCCACCGTTCCGCGTACCGCGTCGACCCTCGGATCGGCGCGGATCCACCGCGGCCGTACGGGCAGTTCGAGTCGTACCTCGTCGCCGGGACGGAAGACCCGGGTGGTCCCGGCGGTGCCGGGGGCGACCGCGCGGCGCCGCCCGTCCGGGTCGACCAGCCACGCGGTGTCGCCCGCCGTCCAGTCGGGCACGCGCAACGACAGGGTCCACGGGCGGTCCGGGGACCGGCCGATCCGCACGGTCACGGTGCCGCCGGACGGGTAGTCGGTACGGATCCGGAGGGCGACGCCGTGCCCGCCCGCCAGGGAGGTGGCGATCTCCGCGTCGGCGTACTGGTGCACCTGCACGCCGTGGTCGTCGGCCGTCGCCAGATACGCGGGCAGCTGGGCCAGGGTCCGGGCCACATTGGTCGGGCAGCAGGACACCGCGAACCAGGGCGCGCGCAGACTCGACTCGGCACGCCGGCTCGGAACCTGCGCGGCGGGCACGGCGCCGCGCAGGCGCCGGTGCAGGGTGTTGGCGTAGAAGAAGGCCCGGCCGTCCGCCGACGGCGAGGTCGCGACCACGTTGAACAAGGTCCGCTCGGCGAGGTCGGCGAAGCGTGGCTCGCCGGTGACCAGCAGCAGCCGCCAGCTGAGCATGACGGAGGCGACACCGGCGCAGGTCTCCGAGTAGGCGCGGTCGGGCGGCAGCACGAAGTCGTCGCCGAAGGCCTCGTCCCGGTGGTGGGAGCCCATGCCGCCGGTGAGATAGGTCCGCCGGGCGACCGTGGCCTCCCACTGCCGTACGACCGCGGCGAGCAGGGCGTCGTCGCCGGTCTCCACGCCCACGTCCACAGCCCCGGCCGCGAGGTAGAGGGCGCGGACGGCGTGCCCGCGCAGCACCGTGGCCTCGCGCACCGGCATGTCGTCCTGGTAGTAGGCGCGGCCGAACTCGATGTCGGCGAGCGTACGGTGGCCGCGTCGGTCGAGGAACAGCGCTGCCTGGTCGAGGTAGCGCTGCTCCCCCGTCGCGCGGGCCAGTTCGACCAGGGCCGTCTCGATCTCCGGATGCCCGCAGACGCCCTCGATGCCGCCCCGTCCGAAGGTGGTGCAGACGTGGTCGGCGGCCCGCCGGGCGATCTTCGCCAGCTCGCCCTCGCCCCGGGCCCGGGCCTGGGCCACGCCCGCCTGGATCAGGTGCCCTTGGCAGTACAGTTCGTGGCCCCATTCGAGGTCGCTGTACCGGGCCCGCTGGCCGGGGCGTCCGTAGGCGGTGTTCAGGTAGCCGTCCGCCTCCTGGGCGGGTGCGATGACCTCGGTGAGTGCGGCGATGTCGGAGTCGAGGGCGGTGCCGGTGCCGGACTGCCAGGCCATCGCTTCGAGGAGTTTGTAGAGCTCGGAGTCGGCGAACTCCCGTCCGCGCCGGTCCCGGTGGATCCGGCCCTCGGCGGCGGCCCGGAAGTTGCCGGTCCAGCCGACGCGTTCCATCCAGTCGCGGCAGTGGCCGATCGTCGCGGTCGCGTTGGTGTGCCGGCGCTCGGCCCAGAAGCCCCCGGTGATCCTGACCTCGTCGAGGCCGAGCGGTCGCAGCCGGCCTCGGGTCGGGGCCACCGGCAGTACGGAGGACCGCGTCGTGTTCTCCCTCACCAGTTCATGCCTTCGGTTGTCCCTTCGGTCGGCGGTGTGGGGCCGTTCGGCGTGTGCGTCGGCCCGTTGACTCTCAGCCCTTGATCGCACCGGACATGAAGCCCCGTATGTAGTGCCGTTGCAGCAGCAGGAAGAGCAGCAGGCAGGGCACGGCCAGGACCACCACGCCCGCCTCGGTGGCGCCGTAGTCGACGGCGCCCATGCTCTGCTGCCGCAGATTGGCGACGGCCAGCGGCAGGGGTGCCTTCTCGCTGTCGGAGATGAGGATCAGCGGGGCGATGAAGTCGTTCCAGGCCGCGAGGAAGGCGAACAGCCCGACGGTGATCAGTCCCGGCCGCACCGCAGGCAGGAGGATCCGGCGCAGCGCCCCGGCCGTGCCGCAGCCGTCGACGAGCGCCGACTCCTCCAGTTCGCGCGGGACCGCCTCGAAGGAGATCCGCATCATGAAGGTGGCGAACGGCAGTTGGAACATGGCCAGCACCAGGCTCAGCCCGATCAGCGAGTTCTGCAGATGGAGCCGGCCGAGCAGCACGTAGAGCGGGATGAGGAGCGTGGCGTACGGGACCATGAGGATGGCCAGGGTGAGCAGGAACAGCAGGTTCTTGCCCGGGAAGTCGAAGCGGGCGAAGGCGTAGCCGCCCAGCAGCGACACCCCGAGGGTGAGGGCTACGGTCAGCGTCGAGACGACGGTGCTGTTGAGGAGGTACCGCCACAGTCCGGCGTCGTAGTCGAGCAGCGTCCGGTAGTTGCCGAGGCCGTAGCCGGATTCCTGCGCGGTGCCGGGCTGTCCGCTGACCGAGGACCAGGCGTTCCACAGCAGCGGGAACAGGAAGATGACGGCCAGACCTCCGGCGACGACGTAGTGGGGCGTCCGGCCGAGGGCGCGGGTGAGCACCGTGGTGTCCCTTCTTGTGGCATGGGTGTCATGACTGGTCCTCGTGGCGTGGACGTCATGACTCGTCCGCGTGACGTGGACGTCATCGCTCGTCCCCGTGGCGTGGGGTGTCATGACTCGTCGGCGCGGCGCAGGCCGCGGAACTGGAGGGCGTTGAGCACGAGCAGCACGGCCAGCACGATGATCGACAGCGCCGCGGCGGTGCCGAGGTTCAGCCGTTGGAAGGCCTCCCGGTAGATCAACTGGACGATCGTGACAGTGCTGTTGTCCGGTCCGCCCTTGGTGAGGATGAAGAACTGGTCGAAGGCGAGCAGGGATCCGGTCACGCACAGCAGCAGGCTCAGGGCGATGGACGGGCGCAGCAACGGCAAGGTGATGGAGCGGAAGATCTGGCCTGGGCTCGCACCGTCCATCCGGGCCGCCTCGTACACCTCGTGGGGGATGCGCTGCATGCCCACCAGCAGGATCAGCATGTAGAAGCCGGCGAACTTCCAGACGACGAGGAAGACCGTCGACAGCAGAGCGGCCGTCGGAGTGCCGAGGAAGGACACCGGGTCGTCGACGAGGCCGAGCCTTTCCAGGGCACGGCTGAGCGGCCCGGTGGTGGGGCTGTACAAGCCCCAGAACAGCAGCGAGGCGGAGGCGAGTCCGAGGGCCCCGGGCAGGAAGTAGACCGTGCGGAAGAAGCCCGCGCCGGGGCGGGACTCCTGCACGAGCAGGGCGAGCAGGAGCGCCAGGCCGAGCAGGGCGACCGTGACGATCGCCGTGTAGAGAAGCGTGAAACGGACGGCGGGCCAGAACAGGGTGCTGTCGGTGGCGTCGGTGTAGTTCTCGGGGGCGTTGACGCCCCGGTCGCCGGCCAGCAGCGGCCACTCGCTGAGCGACATCTGCCCGACGAGCAACAGGGGGAGCAGGAAGAAGACGGTGACGAACACGGCTGTGGGGGCCGCGTAGGCGAGCCCCTTGGCCTTGCGGGACCGCCACCGGGGCGCCGCCGCGCGGGGCGGACGGACCCGGCGTTCCAGTCGGCCCCGGTCCTCGGTCGCCGCGGGGTCGGCCACCTTCACCTGCATGGCTCTCCTTTGCCGTGTGACGTGTGACGTGTGCCGTGTGCCGTGGGTCGTGCGAGGGCAGCGCCGGGTACGGGGTGGGGGTGCTGCGCGACAGGGAGGGTGCTGTGCGATCGAGGTGAGGCCCGTCGCCCGGAGCGGGCAGGGGCGAGGGGTGCGTGCCAGTCGGACGGAGCGGGCAGGAGCGACGGATACGCGCCGGTCTGCCGGATGCCGCTCAGTCCGCCAGTGACGCGGAGACCGCCTCGTTGTCCTTGTCCACGGAGCTCCCGTCGCCGAAGACGGCGTCGCGCATCAGGGTCAGCCAGGGCCCGTTGGGGTCGTTGAAGGTCTGGCCGAACTTCAACGCGTACGGGGTGCGGCCGTCCGCCACCAGTTGGTTGATGGTCACCAGCCGCGGATCCGCCTTGGAGTACCTGTTGGACGCGAGGTCGGTGCGGGCCACCACGTCCTTGTGCGCGGCGACCACGTCGACCTGCGCCTTGTCGCCCAGGGACCAGGCTAGGAAGTTCCAGGCCTGGTCGGTGGACTTGCTGGTGGCGGAGATGCCGATGGCGTCGCCGCCGACGAAGGTGGACTTGCCGCCGTCGGGCCCGGGGATGGGCGCGACCCCGAGGTCGAGGTCCTTGGGCATCAGCCCCAGGGTCGTCGACGGCATGGGCATGACGCCGACCTTTCCCTTCGGGAAGACGCCGGTCCAGGTGACGCCGGTCTCGTCCCGCGCGCCGGGGGCGACGATGTCGTCCTTCACCCACCCGCGATAGGTGTCGTAGACCTTCTTCGCGGTGGCGGAGGCGAGCTGCGCCTCGGTTCCCTCCTCGCTCAGGACGTCCTCGCCCGCGGCCCAGATGGAGGGCCACCAGGTGAACACGCCGCAGCCGCCGCAGTTCCCGCCGAAGAAGGTGCCGTCGACGCCGCCGAGCGCGTCCACCGCCCGCGCCTGGCTGTCCCACTCGCCCAGCGTGGTGGGCGGTTTCTCGGGATCGAGTTTCGCCCGCCGGTAGAGCTCCTTGTTGTAGAAGAGCACCGACAGGTCGAGGGTGTGCGGGACGACGTACTTCTTGCCCTCGTACGTGCCGGCCTTGATGTGC encodes:
- a CDS encoding sugar ABC transporter permease produces the protein MQVKVADPAATEDRGRLERRVRPPRAAAPRWRSRKAKGLAYAAPTAVFVTVFFLLPLLLVGQMSLSEWPLLAGDRGVNAPENYTDATDSTLFWPAVRFTLLYTAIVTVALLGLALLLALLVQESRPGAGFFRTVYFLPGALGLASASLLFWGLYSPTTGPLSRALERLGLVDDPVSFLGTPTAALLSTVFLVVWKFAGFYMLILLVGMQRIPHEVYEAARMDGASPGQIFRSITLPLLRPSIALSLLLCVTGSLLAFDQFFILTKGGPDNSTVTIVQLIYREAFQRLNLGTAAALSIIVLAVLLVLNALQFRGLRRADES
- a CDS encoding glycoside hydrolase family 127 protein produces the protein MRENTTRSSVLPVAPTRGRLRPLGLDEVRITGGFWAERRHTNATATIGHCRDWMERVGWTGNFRAAAEGRIHRDRRGREFADSELYKLLEAMAWQSGTGTALDSDIAALTEVIAPAQEADGYLNTAYGRPGQRARYSDLEWGHELYCQGHLIQAGVAQARARGEGELAKIARRAADHVCTTFGRGGIEGVCGHPEIETALVELARATGEQRYLDQAALFLDRRGHRTLADIEFGRAYYQDDMPVREATVLRGHAVRALYLAAGAVDVGVETGDDALLAAVVRQWEATVARRTYLTGGMGSHHRDEAFGDDFVLPPDRAYSETCAGVASVMLSWRLLLVTGEPRFADLAERTLFNVVATSPSADGRAFFYANTLHRRLRGAVPAAQVPSRRAESSLRAPWFAVSCCPTNVARTLAQLPAYLATADDHGVQVHQYADAEIATSLAGGHGVALRIRTDYPSGGTVTVRIGRSPDRPWTLSLRVPDWTAGDTAWLVDPDGRRRAVAPGTAGTTRVFRPGDEVRLELPVRPRWIRADPRVDAVRGTVAVQRGPLVYCAESVDLPDGREVDAVRVDPSAEPENGPDGAGATVVVPGELAVPGEPQDAAWPYRPLDRAPAPAIEPGAIVLGPYHSWANRGPTTMRVWLPTTEPRPKPTGPQPKATPQPTVTEQQTKATGTHPKGTGR
- a CDS encoding sugar ABC transporter substrate-binding protein gives rise to the protein MGSTVGPRGQLRRFVTGAVALLAAASLVTACGSGEDGSGGGGGGPADAKGVDDGATLTMWTRAATRPQSEALVKAYNASHKNKVELTVVPTDDYQAKVGAAAGSKDLPDLFASDVVFVPNYTSSGLFADLTDRVDALPFAKDLAQSHIKAGTYEGKKYVVPHTLDLSVLFYNKELYRRAKLDPEKPPTTLGEWDSQARAVDALGGVDGTFFGGNCGGCGVFTWWPSIWAAGEDVLSEEGTEAQLASATAKKVYDTYRGWVKDDIVAPGARDETGVTWTGVFPKGKVGVMPMPSTTLGLMPKDLDLGVAPIPGPDGGKSTFVGGDAIGISATSKSTDQAWNFLAWSLGDKAQVDVVAAHKDVVARTDLASNRYSKADPRLVTINQLVADGRTPYALKFGQTFNDPNGPWLTLMRDAVFGDGSSVDKDNEAVSASLAD
- a CDS encoding Ig-like domain-containing protein; its protein translation is MHRQRRRHRRGALAGALVLGLLAPLAATAPAAADNSAIGYPVYSGSAEPVPELPAGFTTHGTLRAQYEADRKAGNGTDFWMDRMLARKGEDPAGDWLFTRGRAVFMKEHDPARLGFGGKVAYWESIDNRSAYTVDLAVDGENLTLREDTGARTQTPSHWRSEFTHEATGLKVTQTKFITDANVAVTDLTVANTGSTSREVTLRASSPYTTTAERRELTGTVAAKNNLTTVFPRLSGDGMAPDGETLARTLTVPAGRALTTKVQLGFLTEEIARSRSEYEAVRTAAPTAAFRAHVQTYNRWWAENLPYLDVPDDNIEKTLYYRWWLLRYNFLDADIPGNDYQFPTSMEGVLGYNNAIALTTGMFVDDLKYLRDPSYSYGPWVSAGEVSKNGKYTDNPGDPENWSNSYTQYISEAAWRSYQVHGGPDGIVRNLARYAERDVRGQLENYDHDGNGLIEYDWGAMTGNDADAVSFDWKPGKLDRAESAYVYSNATAAARAYELLGETDKAQDMRGVAQRVKDAVLTYLWDPKDKLVKHRHVATDTLVPWKEINNYYPYSVGLMPTPDEDPQYLEALRLWADDKQYPVFPFFTANQADKAEAAEQGHPGSNNFSVINSTVTFRFLSSVLRKYPNKYIDRTWYKKLLSWNAWAQYVDGDNRWPDQNEFWADGSADPQKIGYRSWIHHTILGTTNWTVIEDAMGFRPRDDRKVELSPIDVDWPHFAVTDINYRGTDVAVLWDEPGDGKRPYGKRVPEGYSLYLDGKLALTADRLTHLVYDPVSRKVTFPDGGGAKARTTGLRTAVAEPQDVEYGQKDRVADLFAKAGRDLTGVAKENLAAGATVRASHEAEGHPVAGAVDGFTINEPFWGARGSGNAEDWYEIDFGRPRTVDDVRLHFYSDKRPNGYAEPALYAVQYQDGGGQWRDVAGAARSPVHPRANLNQVRFRKVTTQKLRVLMRHRDGHTSGLKEIQAFATGARAPAAGNHAPYAEAWRDTTYSRPGQVRLTGIVKDDGLPERKLSASWTAADGPEGGTVLFGTPGSPTTVARFTKAGTYTLRLTASDGTSESSKKVVVKAEGLADGQVNVATSATPTASYTSGWESVAALNDGREPASSSDAPRWGSWPQKGTQWVQYTWDDPVRVDGSDLYFFRDAQPGADDGVGVPASWVIEYRDGDTWREVASPSGYGTAEDRYNRTTFTPVTTTALRARLTGHPDLALGVQEWKVYAQTPDSVREVHVPTPRGRIPELPGQVTLVYPDGSTARSPVAWPALTAEQVAEGGTSVRITGLADRTAQPVTATVWVRQTDAVEITSLAEERLTTRTGRAPTLPPTVVATYNDGSKDSRIPVTWDPVDPDRYAAPGTFEVKGTVSGTTYRATATVTVTAPS
- a CDS encoding carbohydrate ABC transporter permease, with amino-acid sequence MLTRALGRTPHYVVAGGLAVIFLFPLLWNAWSSVSGQPGTAQESGYGLGNYRTLLDYDAGLWRYLLNSTVVSTLTVALTLGVSLLGGYAFARFDFPGKNLLFLLTLAILMVPYATLLIPLYVLLGRLHLQNSLIGLSLVLAMFQLPFATFMMRISFEAVPRELEESALVDGCGTAGALRRILLPAVRPGLITVGLFAFLAAWNDFIAPLILISDSEKAPLPLAVANLRQQSMGAVDYGATEAGVVVLAVPCLLLFLLLQRHYIRGFMSGAIKG